Genomic window (Pan troglodytes isolate AG18354 chromosome 22, NHGRI_mPanTro3-v2.0_pri, whole genome shotgun sequence):
TGAGAGAATCCATATCCTCCATAGCATGATGGGCGGCAGCAGCCATATCCATTGCCTCCAAAGCCACAGCCATAGCCCAGTCTGCGGAAGCTGCCACATCCACAGCCATAGCCATAGCCTAGGCCACCAAAGCCTCCACAGCCATAGCCCAGGCCTCTGTAATAGCTGCCATAGTAGCTCATGGCGTCAGGAGTGGTGAGTTGTTTGGCTGCTCAAGGCAAGATCCTAAGTGTGAATGGCAGCACGTGTAGAGGGAGGCTTATATACCCTGATAAGAGCATGTGATGAGTCACATGctacctgtttttttgtttgtttgtttgtttgttgtgtgtgtgtctgtgtgtgtgttttaaattagTTACTTAACACAAGTCATTCATTTTTCCCTGGCACAAGGAGAGGCCCTCACAATCGTTAAATTGTTTGAGTTTGCTTTGTTGCTGAATTGGAGTGGCCCTTAAAAGTTATCACACCACTTAATGAGAAGAAATTGCTGTATCTCAAGTCTTGGCATACCAGATCCTAAATAGATTTCTTCATAGCTAGACATATTGCatattacaaatgaaataaaatgaaggttATATGTTCCTCTAAAGTCAGATGCTATTGGAGctcatttctttgtcttctttattttgcccagactggtctcaagctactgggctcaagtgaccctcctccctcaacccccaaagtgctgagattagaggcatgagccacctcacccagccttcaTTTCATCTTTAAATCCCTATTGTTCAGATGTAGCCAGAGAATTACTCATGCCTTTGAGAGGCATAGACTTTAGAATTTATTCATCCTTTCAGCATTTATGTATTGTGTTGTTACTACAAGGTAATTATTGCACAGAGGCATGCAAATTCAG
Coding sequences:
- the LOC745539 gene encoding keratin-associated protein 19-4, translating into MSYYGSYYRGLGYGCGGFGGLGYGYGCGCGSFRRLGYGCGFGGNGYGCCRPSCYGGYGFSQFY